One segment of Candidatus Methylomirabilota bacterium DNA contains the following:
- a CDS encoding DUF2950 domain-containing protein produces SDARGARLSGSPEEVYKAFVDAMRAGDRAAMLKMLGPEAADVVASGDNVSDKATWRRFVEKYDQAHKLEAGGGKVVLLVGSDDFPMPIPIVPDAEGWRFDTQAGREEILARRVGRNELDTIQVCLAYVDAQREYYGLGSGPGGMLQYAQKFLSSPGKHDGLYWPTKPGERPSPLGNLVARARAEGYSGQRVAEGQLRPYHGYVYRILTAQGPDAPGGAYDYVARGYMIGGFALVARPAAYGDSGVMTFIVSHDGKVFQKDLGEATPRIVGAMKVFNPDSSWQQADTALAQK; encoded by the coding sequence TCGGACGCGCGGGGCGCGCGCCTCTCCGGCTCGCCGGAGGAGGTCTACAAGGCCTTCGTCGACGCGATGCGCGCGGGCGACCGCGCCGCGATGCTCAAGATGCTGGGGCCCGAGGCGGCCGACGTCGTGGCCTCGGGCGACAACGTGTCGGACAAGGCGACGTGGCGGCGCTTCGTGGAGAAGTACGATCAGGCGCACAAGCTCGAGGCGGGCGGCGGCAAGGTCGTGCTCCTCGTGGGCTCCGACGATTTCCCTATGCCGATCCCGATCGTGCCGGACGCCGAGGGCTGGCGGTTCGACACGCAGGCCGGGCGAGAGGAGATTCTCGCGCGGCGCGTGGGGCGCAACGAGCTGGACACGATCCAGGTGTGCCTCGCCTATGTCGACGCGCAGCGCGAGTACTACGGGCTCGGATCGGGGCCCGGGGGCATGCTCCAGTACGCTCAGAAATTTCTCAGCTCGCCGGGCAAGCACGATGGCCTCTACTGGCCGACCAAGCCCGGCGAGCGCCCGAGCCCGCTGGGGAACCTGGTGGCGCGCGCCCGTGCCGAGGGATACTCCGGCCAGCGAGTGGCCGAGGGTCAACTCCGGCCTTACCACGGCTACGTGTACCGCATCCTGACCGCGCAGGGCCCCGACGCGCCCGGCGGCGCCTACGACTATGTGGCGCGCGGTTACATGATCGGCGGCTTCGCCCTGGTGGCGCGCCCCGCGGCGTACGGTGATTCCGGCGTCATGACCTTCATCGTCAGCCACGATGGCAAGGTGTTTCAGAAAGATCTCGGCGAGGCCACGCCGCGGATCGTGGGCGCTATGAAAGTGTTCAATCCGGATTCCAGCTGGCAGCAGGCGGACACCGCGCTCGCGCAGAAGTAA